The following proteins are encoded in a genomic region of Bernardetia sp. MNP-M8:
- the infA gene encoding translation initiation factor IF-1 translates to MAKQDSIEQDGTVSEALSNAMFRVSLQNGHEVTAHISGKMRMNYIKILPGDKVKLEMSPYDLTKARIVYRYK, encoded by the coding sequence ATGGCTAAACAAGACAGCATCGAACAAGACGGAACAGTATCAGAAGCATTATCAAATGCTATGTTTCGTGTTTCTCTACAAAACGGACACGAAGTAACTGCTCATATTTCTGGAAAAATGCGTATGAATTATATCAAAATTCTTCCAGGAGATAAAGTAAAGTTAGAAATGTCGCCGTATGATTTGACTAAAGCCCGTATCGTATATCGCTACAAATAA
- the rplQ gene encoding 50S ribosomal protein L17 — protein MRHGKKFNHLGRTSSHRKAMLSNMAASLILHKRIQTTTAKAKALRKYVEPLITRSKGGTQNDQRVVFSYLQNKEATKELFNEVARKVGERPGGYTRIIKLSLSRAGDNSDVCFIELVDYNELMLQESSTSGRTRRGRRKKKKSSDTATASSEATAEQTEEKKADDASSSEEE, from the coding sequence ATGAGACACGGAAAAAAATTCAATCATTTAGGGCGTACATCATCTCACCGTAAGGCGATGCTCTCTAACATGGCGGCTTCTCTCATATTACACAAACGAATTCAAACAACTACTGCCAAAGCAAAAGCATTGCGCAAATATGTAGAGCCTTTGATTACTCGTTCGAAGGGTGGAACTCAAAACGACCAACGTGTTGTTTTCTCTTACCTTCAAAATAAAGAAGCTACCAAAGAGCTTTTCAATGAAGTAGCTCGTAAAGTGGGTGAGCGTCCAGGAGGATACACACGCATTATCAAACTTAGTTTGTCTCGTGCAGGCGATAACTCTGATGTTTGCTTTATTGAACTTGTAGATTATAACGAGCTTATGCTACAAGAATCAAGCACTTCAGGACGTACTCGTCGTGGTCGTCGTAAGAAGAAAAAATCTTCTGACACAGCAACAGCTTCTTCTGAAGCAACTGCAGAGCAAACAGAAGAAAAGAAAGCTGATGATGCTTCTTCTAGCGAAGAAGAGTAA
- a CDS encoding DNA-directed RNA polymerase subunit alpha, translating to MAVLAFQMPDKVVMEKADDFHGIFEFKPLEPGYGVTVGNALRRVLLSSLEGYAIIGIKMGSVLHEFSTVEGVVEDVSEIILNLKMLRLKKLVEDESSQRITIQLSGKSELTGKDITDATNEFEVLNPELVICHMDESVELELELFLDKGRGYVPAEENRQAENSASYIPIDAIYTPIKNVTYSIENTRVEQKTDYEKLVMDIQTDGSIHPEDALKGAAHLLMRHLALISDQNITLDYLETQQEEEVDEEFVRMRKQLKTALSEMDLSVRAYNCLKAANIRTLGDLVSLEISDMMKFRNFGKKSLTELEQLVSDLGLTFGLDIVKYKLDED from the coding sequence ATGGCAGTATTAGCGTTTCAAATGCCCGACAAAGTGGTAATGGAGAAAGCCGATGATTTTCACGGTATTTTCGAATTCAAACCATTAGAACCAGGTTATGGTGTAACTGTTGGTAACGCACTTCGTCGTGTATTGCTTTCTTCATTAGAAGGATATGCAATTATCGGTATCAAAATGGGTTCAGTTTTACATGAGTTTTCTACCGTCGAAGGCGTTGTAGAAGATGTAAGTGAAATTATTTTGAATTTAAAGATGTTGCGTCTTAAAAAATTAGTAGAAGATGAATCTAGTCAGAGGATTACAATTCAACTTTCTGGAAAATCTGAACTAACTGGAAAAGACATCACAGATGCTACTAATGAATTTGAGGTGTTGAATCCAGAATTGGTAATCTGTCACATGGACGAATCAGTAGAACTCGAACTTGAACTTTTCTTAGACAAAGGACGTGGATACGTTCCTGCTGAGGAAAACCGTCAAGCAGAAAATTCTGCAAGCTATATTCCAATAGATGCTATCTATACGCCAATTAAAAACGTAACTTATAGCATCGAAAACACTCGTGTTGAGCAAAAAACGGATTATGAGAAGTTAGTTATGGATATCCAAACTGACGGTTCTATTCATCCTGAAGATGCTCTTAAAGGTGCAGCTCATTTACTTATGCGTCATTTGGCTCTAATTTCTGACCAAAACATTACGCTTGATTATTTAGAAACACAACAAGAGGAGGAAGTAGATGAAGAATTTGTAAGAATGCGTAAGCAACTCAAAACAGCTCTTTCAGAAATGGATTTGTCTGTTCGTGCTTATAACTGTCTTAAAGCAGCAAACATTCGTACACTTGGCGACCTTGTAAGTTTGGAAATTTCTGATATGATGAAATTCCGTAACTTTGGTAAGAAATCACTTACTGAATTGGAACAACTTGTATCTGATTTGGGACTTACTTTTGGATTAGACATCGTTAAGTACAAATTAGACGAAGATTAA
- the rpsM gene encoding 30S ribosomal protein S13: MARIQGVDIPDNKRGVISLTYIFGIGNTRAAQILDAAGVDQNTKAKDWSDDEAKAIREYIGENFKVEGELKSEVQLNIKRLMDIGCYRGLRHRKGLPVRGQRTQTNARTRKGKPKTVANKKK; encoded by the coding sequence ATGGCAAGGATTCAAGGTGTCGATATTCCAGATAATAAGCGTGGAGTCATTAGTTTGACATACATCTTTGGTATTGGAAACACTCGTGCAGCTCAAATTTTAGATGCAGCAGGAGTTGACCAAAACACAAAAGCTAAAGATTGGTCTGACGATGAAGCTAAAGCTATTCGTGAATATATCGGCGAAAACTTCAAAGTAGAAGGTGAACTAAAATCCGAAGTACAACTAAACATCAAACGTTTGATGGATATTGGTTGTTATCGTGGTTTACGCCATCGTAAAGGACTTCCTGTAAGAGGACAACGTACACAAACAAATGCACGTACTCGCAAAGGAAAACCAAAAACGGTTGCAAACAAAAAGAAATAA
- the ykgO gene encoding type B 50S ribosomal protein L36, translating into MKVRASVKKRSVDCKIVRRNGKVYVINKKNPRFKQRQG; encoded by the coding sequence ATGAAAGTTAGAGCTTCCGTAAAAAAGCGTAGCGTAGATTGTAAAATCGTACGTCGCAATGGAAAAGTTTACGTTATCAACAAGAAAAACCCTCGCTTTAAGCAGCGTCAAGGTTAA
- a CDS encoding serine hydrolase domain-containing protein, protein MKDSLKTFLLILLSSLTISCSKEVLPQINTAQELDASLQKSYEKSNFGGFSVAVIKNGEVAFQKSYGKANIEKNIDLTNEMSMNIASISKVFIGISLVKAIEDRYFTLETPINSILPFEVINPNFPNEPILIKHLVTHTSGIKDSESVYFQNYSILEGEDISTKGAQRMIQELGIKTNGNVLSLENFTKLYLSTTGTLYHSDNFVNASTGTEYEYSNTGSALAAYLIEIVTQTPFDVYSKQVIFEPLQMSHTAWRKSELNAELVSTQFFDAETPLPAYTMATYPDGALLTSIEDMTIFMQEMIKAKTGQSSLLLSKESYQLLFDKKLKTRPKQMPEREDNYGVFWLWSTNGRIGHTGGDIGTTTFFGFDPNTQSGSIVLINSNVEEAGELALEVLSEIVRAYKSFEAAK, encoded by the coding sequence ATGAAAGATTCTCTTAAAACTTTCTTGTTAATTCTCTTATCTTCTCTCACTATTAGCTGCTCAAAAGAAGTTTTACCTCAAATCAATACTGCCCAAGAACTAGACGCTTCTCTTCAAAAAAGCTATGAAAAATCTAACTTTGGAGGTTTTTCAGTTGCTGTTATCAAAAATGGTGAAGTAGCTTTTCAGAAAAGTTATGGTAAAGCTAACATTGAAAAAAATATTGATTTGACCAATGAAATGTCAATGAATATTGCTTCGATTAGTAAAGTATTTATTGGAATTTCACTTGTTAAAGCTATTGAAGATAGATATTTTACCTTAGAAACTCCTATTAATTCTATTTTACCTTTTGAAGTAATCAATCCAAATTTTCCAAATGAACCTATTTTAATTAAACATTTAGTTACTCATACTTCTGGAATCAAAGATAGTGAGTCTGTTTATTTTCAAAATTACAGTATTTTGGAAGGAGAAGATATTTCTACAAAAGGAGCGCAAAGAATGATACAAGAATTAGGAATCAAAACAAACGGAAATGTTCTTTCACTTGAAAATTTTACAAAATTATATCTTTCCACAACAGGAACTCTTTATCATTCAGATAATTTTGTAAATGCTTCTACTGGAACTGAGTATGAATATAGTAATACTGGCTCTGCATTGGCAGCTTACCTTATTGAAATTGTCACTCAAACTCCTTTTGATGTCTATTCAAAACAAGTTATTTTTGAACCTTTGCAAATGAGTCATACAGCTTGGAGAAAATCAGAATTAAATGCTGAGTTAGTTTCTACTCAGTTTTTTGATGCAGAAACTCCTCTTCCTGCTTATACAATGGCAACTTATCCAGATGGTGCTTTACTCACTTCTATTGAAGATATGACGATTTTCATGCAAGAAATGATAAAAGCAAAAACAGGACAATCCTCTTTACTACTCTCAAAAGAATCATATCAACTTCTCTTTGATAAGAAACTAAAAACAAGACCAAAACAAATGCCTGAGAGAGAAGATAATTATGGTGTTTTTTGGCTTTGGTCTACAAATGGTCGTATCGGACACACAGGAGGAGACATTGGAACAACTACTTTTTTCGGATTTGATCCAAATACACAATCAGGCTCAATAGTTTTGATAAATTCTAATGTAGAAGAAGCTGGCGAGTTAGCTCTTGAAGTATTGAGTGAAATTGTAAGAGCTTATAAGTCTTTTGAAGCTGCAAAATAA
- the rpsK gene encoding 30S ribosomal protein S11, whose product MAQKRKDKAKKRVVKVAAVGQAHIKASFNNVIISMTNEAGQVITWATAGKMGFRGSKKNTPYAAQTAARDCAQRAYDLGLRKVEVFVKGPGSGREAAIRTIHSVGIDITSIKDVTPLPHNGCRPPKRRRV is encoded by the coding sequence ATGGCACAAAAGCGTAAAGACAAAGCCAAAAAACGAGTAGTGAAAGTTGCTGCTGTGGGACAAGCTCACATCAAAGCATCTTTTAACAACGTTATTATTTCTATGACTAACGAAGCAGGTCAAGTTATCACTTGGGCAACAGCAGGCAAAATGGGTTTCAGAGGTTCTAAAAAGAACACTCCGTATGCAGCTCAAACAGCAGCTCGTGATTGCGCTCAACGTGCTTACGACTTAGGTCTTCGCAAAGTAGAAGTATTTGTCAAAGGACCAGGTTCTGGTCGTGAGGCAGCTATTCGTACAATCCATAGTGTTGGTATTGATATTACATCTATCAAAGATGTAACTCCTCTTCCTCACAACGGTTGTCGTCCTCCAAAACGTCGTAGAGTATAA
- the rpsD gene encoding 30S ribosomal protein S4 — MARYTGPTAKIARRFGEAIFGPSKALKKKAYPPGQHGKGRRRKVSDYAVQLMEKQKAKHTYGVLERQFSNVFKHAVRAQGSTGENLLKFLETRLDNVVYRLGIAPTRRAARQLVSHKHITVNGEIVNIASYSLRPGDIVGVREKSKSLQIITDALSGRANARYSWLEWDNTELQGRFMMLPEREEIPENIQERLIVELYSK, encoded by the coding sequence ATGGCACGTTATACAGGACCTACGGCAAAAATTGCAAGACGTTTCGGAGAGGCAATCTTCGGCCCGAGCAAAGCCCTAAAGAAAAAAGCTTATCCGCCGGGTCAGCACGGAAAAGGTCGTCGTCGTAAAGTATCAGATTATGCAGTCCAGTTAATGGAAAAGCAAAAAGCTAAACATACTTACGGTGTACTTGAGCGTCAATTTTCAAATGTATTTAAGCACGCAGTAAGAGCGCAAGGCTCAACAGGTGAGAATCTTTTGAAATTCTTAGAAACTCGTTTAGATAATGTTGTGTATCGTTTAGGTATTGCACCTACTCGTAGAGCTGCTCGTCAGCTTGTTTCTCACAAACACATTACAGTAAACGGAGAAATCGTAAACATTGCTTCTTATTCATTACGCCCTGGCGATATCGTTGGAGTACGTGAAAAGTCAAAATCTTTGCAAATTATTACTGATGCTTTGAGTGGAAGAGCAAATGCTCGTTACTCTTGGTTAGAATGGGATAATACAGAGCTTCAAGGCAGATTTATGATGCTTCCAGAGCGTGAGGAAATTCCAGAGAACATTCAAGAACGTTTAATCGTTGAGTTGTACTCTAAATAA